A DNA window from Thiothrix subterranea contains the following coding sequences:
- the ftsZ gene encoding cell division protein FtsZ: protein MFELMDSAAKGAAIKVIGVGGGGGNAVKHMLASGIEGVEYICANTDSQALAGIGVKSVLQLGTSLTKGLGAGANPEIGREAAIEDRERIKELVSGTDMLFITAGMGGGTGTGAAPVIAEIARDMGILTVAVVTRPFLMEGSRRKKSADAGITELHKHVDSLITIPNQKLLTSLGKNVSLLSAFEAANDVLLKAVQGIAELITNPGLINVDFADVRAVMMNGGVTMMGSGEAQGEDRASKAAQMAISSPLLEDIRLDGSHGILVSISGGLDMTMHEFEEVGAVVSQFAADDANVIIGTTLNQELGDRIRVTIVATGLEEGGVTAAARPALSVVGQQQPVRGMDRHAQQQAVVNEQRNRVRDLPPVVLAQDVPGVRGSYGAVRDTPTYIRNGTESSLDIPAFLRKQAD, encoded by the coding sequence ATGTTTGAATTAATGGACAGTGCAGCCAAAGGCGCTGCAATCAAAGTCATCGGTGTCGGCGGTGGCGGCGGCAATGCGGTCAAGCACATGTTGGCATCTGGCATTGAAGGCGTTGAATACATTTGTGCGAATACCGATTCCCAAGCCTTGGCTGGCATCGGCGTGAAGAGCGTGTTGCAACTGGGTACTTCGCTGACCAAAGGCTTGGGTGCGGGTGCTAACCCTGAAATCGGGCGTGAAGCCGCGATTGAAGACCGTGAGCGCATTAAGGAATTGGTCAGCGGTACTGATATGCTGTTTATTACTGCCGGAATGGGGGGTGGTACGGGTACGGGTGCAGCTCCCGTCATTGCTGAAATTGCGCGTGATATGGGGATTCTGACGGTAGCGGTCGTTACCCGCCCGTTCTTGATGGAAGGTTCACGCCGCAAGAAATCGGCGGATGCGGGGATTACGGAATTGCACAAGCATGTGGATTCTTTGATTACCATTCCTAACCAGAAATTGCTGACGTCATTGGGCAAGAATGTGTCATTGCTGTCAGCGTTTGAAGCCGCTAATGATGTATTGCTGAAAGCGGTGCAGGGCATTGCTGAATTGATCACTAACCCCGGCTTGATCAACGTTGACTTTGCGGACGTGCGTGCGGTCATGATGAACGGTGGTGTTACCATGATGGGGTCGGGTGAGGCGCAAGGTGAAGACCGTGCTTCTAAGGCCGCACAAATGGCGATTTCCAGCCCGTTATTGGAAGACATCCGCTTGGACGGCTCGCATGGCATTCTGGTCAGCATTAGCGGTGGTTTGGATATGACCATGCACGAGTTCGAGGAAGTGGGTGCGGTGGTGAGTCAATTCGCGGCGGATGATGCGAATGTGATCATTGGCACGACGTTGAATCAAGAACTCGGCGACAGAATCCGTGTCACCATCGTGGCGACGGGTTTGGAAGAAGGCGGCGTGACGGCGGCAGCACGCCCAGCGTTGTCGGTTGTCGGTCAGCAGCAGCCTGTCAGAGGCATGGATCGTCACGCGCAACAGCAAGCAGTGGTCAATGAGCAACGTAACCGTGTGCGCGATCTACCACCGGTGGTATTGGCGCAGGATGTGCCTGGTGTCAGAGGTTCTTACGGGGCTGTGCGTGATACCCCAACGTATATCCGCAATGGCACTGAAAGCAGCTTGGATATTCCGGCTTTTCTACGCAAGCAAGCGGACTAA
- the ftsA gene encoding cell division protein FtsA: protein MSKKEHNVIVALDLGTSKVVALVGEVNDAGRLEIIGLGSYPSRGMKKGVVVNIESTIQSIQRAVEEAELMAGIQIRSVYVGIAGSHVRSLNSHGIVAIKDKEVTLSDVDRVMDAARAVAVPADQRILHVLPQEYIIDQQEGIREPIGMSGVRLEARVHLVTAAHSAAQNLVKCVERCGLHVEDIILEQVASSYAVLEEDEKELGVCLVDIGGGTSDIAVFMNGSIHHTAVIPIAGDQVTNDIAVAVRTPTQHAEEIKIKHGRALRQLVDEDELIEVPGVGEREPRSLSVQTLASVIEPRYEELFSLVLQELRRSGYEERIGAGIVLTGGSSKMRGVRELAEEVFHMPVRIGMPRNMGGLRGEVENPIHSTGVGLLLYGMAQQAYGTKRTYPTPGVMSTEDGWWDRLKSWFNGNF, encoded by the coding sequence AAGAACATAACGTGATTGTAGCGCTGGATTTGGGTACATCCAAAGTGGTGGCCTTGGTCGGTGAAGTCAATGACGCAGGACGTTTGGAGATTATTGGTCTTGGTTCTTACCCTTCACGGGGCATGAAAAAAGGCGTGGTGGTGAATATTGAATCCACCATTCAGTCGATTCAACGTGCAGTGGAAGAAGCCGAATTGATGGCGGGCATCCAAATTCGCTCGGTATACGTCGGTATCGCCGGTAGCCATGTGCGTAGCCTGAATTCTCACGGGATTGTGGCGATTAAGGATAAGGAAGTCACGCTCAGCGATGTCGATCGCGTGATGGATGCGGCACGGGCAGTGGCAGTGCCTGCTGATCAGCGTATTTTGCATGTATTGCCCCAAGAGTACATCATTGACCAGCAGGAAGGTATTCGTGAGCCGATTGGCATGTCAGGCGTGCGTCTGGAAGCGCGGGTGCATTTGGTGACGGCGGCGCACAGTGCGGCACAGAATCTGGTTAAGTGCGTGGAGCGTTGCGGTTTGCACGTGGAAGACATTATTCTGGAACAGGTCGCGTCTAGCTATGCCGTGTTGGAAGAGGATGAGAAGGAACTGGGTGTTTGTCTGGTGGATATTGGCGGCGGGACTAGCGATATTGCGGTGTTCATGAACGGTTCGATTCACCACACGGCGGTGATTCCGATTGCAGGTGATCAAGTCACCAATGACATTGCGGTCGCGGTCAGAACGCCAACGCAACACGCGGAAGAGATTAAGATTAAACACGGTCGGGCATTACGCCAGCTTGTTGATGAAGACGAGTTGATTGAAGTACCGGGTGTTGGGGAGCGTGAACCACGCAGTTTGTCGGTACAGACCTTAGCGTCGGTGATTGAACCGCGTTACGAAGAATTATTTTCACTGGTGCTTCAGGAACTGCGGCGCAGCGGTTATGAGGAACGCATTGGCGCAGGCATCGTGTTGACGGGCGGCTCTTCCAAAATGCGGGGAGTGCGTGAGTTAGCCGAAGAAGTGTTTCACATGCCGGTACGCATCGGTATGCCTCGCAACATGGGCGGCTTGCGTGGTGAAGTTGAAAACCCTATCCATTCCACTGGGGTAGGCTTACTGCTGTACGGGATGGCACAGCAGGCATATGGCACCAAGCGCACTTATCCCACTCCCGGCGTTATGTCGACGGAAGATGGCTGGTGGGATCGCTTGAAAAGCTGGTTTAACGGTAATTTTTAA
- the lpxC gene encoding UDP-3-O-acyl-N-acetylglucosamine deacetylase: MLRQRTLKTTVSTVGIGLHSGTKVSMTLRPAPSNTGIVFRRVDMTPPALIELHPELVGETMLCTALIHHDAKVATIEHLLSALAGLGIDNLYVDLDAAEIPIMDGSAAPFLYLLLSTGIEELKAPKRFIRIKKPIEASRGNGWAKLLPYAGFKASFEIEFDHPAVSATAQSLEIDFSRQAYASEIARARTFGFMRDVEMLRSRNLGLGGSLENAIVLDEFRVLNQDGLRYRDEFIRHKILDAIGDLYTLGHGIIGAYQGHKSGHAINNLLARELLQRQDAWEMVTLADKQKEQAIFADSYAFAGI; the protein is encoded by the coding sequence TTGTTAAGGCAACGCACACTTAAAACAACCGTATCGACTGTCGGTATCGGTTTGCATTCCGGCACGAAAGTCTCGATGACATTACGCCCTGCACCTTCTAATACCGGCATTGTATTTCGCCGGGTTGATATGACTCCCCCCGCATTGATTGAGCTTCACCCCGAATTGGTGGGTGAAACCATGTTATGCACGGCGCTCATTCATCACGATGCTAAAGTGGCAACGATTGAGCACTTGCTGTCAGCGTTAGCGGGTTTAGGGATAGATAACCTTTACGTGGATTTGGATGCTGCTGAAATTCCTATCATGGATGGCAGCGCCGCACCGTTCCTGTATTTGCTGCTCTCCACGGGCATTGAGGAACTCAAAGCACCCAAGCGTTTTATTCGCATTAAAAAACCCATTGAGGCAAGCCGTGGCAACGGTTGGGCAAAATTACTGCCTTATGCCGGTTTTAAAGCCAGCTTTGAAATTGAATTTGATCACCCGGCGGTCAGCGCGACGGCACAATCCTTGGAAATCGACTTTTCGCGCCAAGCGTATGCCAGCGAAATTGCACGGGCGCGAACCTTTGGTTTCATGCGCGATGTGGAAATGCTGCGTTCCCGCAATTTGGGATTGGGCGGCAGTTTGGAAAACGCGATTGTATTGGATGAATTCCGCGTGCTGAATCAAGACGGTTTACGTTATCGCGATGAATTTATTCGTCACAAAATTTTGGATGCAATCGGCGATTTGTATACCTTAGGGCATGGCATTATCGGCGCTTATCAAGGACATAAATCGGGTCATGCTATCAATAACTTACTGGCGCGAGAATTGCTCCAGCGCCAAGATGCGTGGGAAATGGTGACGCTGGCCGATAAACAAAAAGAACAAGCCATTTTCGCCGACAGCTATGCGTTTGCTGGCATCTAA
- a CDS encoding M23 family metallopeptidase, producing MQVICLSDDGTRRSSFMLHPWKHLIIPAGMVALLLVGLSVNQMLGLYRLDATPPNAEVSENDAGKLLTALEQQISTVEQIKKAYANYTVDVDTLSARLGTLEAEIARLNALAKRVADKAKLDPQEFSLDAKPARGGLASDDVEVIVPKLSSNEFLASFELVENNLDRQKGMLATLDQILEGMSVQSEISPSGRPVRSGYISSEFGFRRDPFNGRQKMHKGVDYAGPHGTEIYAVGGGVVSFAGNRNDGYGNVVEVDHGDGLISRYAHLSTTKVAEGEVVKKGDNVAWMGSTGRSTGSHLHLEVLKHGAQVDPREYLGHEE from the coding sequence ATGCAGGTAATCTGTCTTAGTGATGACGGTACGCGCCGTTCGTCGTTTATGCTTCACCCGTGGAAGCACCTAATTATCCCCGCAGGCATGGTTGCTTTGCTATTGGTGGGGCTTTCGGTTAACCAAATGTTGGGGCTTTACCGGCTCGATGCGACGCCACCGAATGCGGAAGTGTCTGAGAACGATGCGGGTAAGCTGTTGACGGCATTAGAGCAACAAATTTCCACGGTTGAACAAATTAAGAAGGCATACGCCAATTACACCGTGGATGTGGATACGCTTTCCGCCCGTTTAGGCACACTCGAAGCCGAAATAGCGCGTTTGAATGCCTTGGCTAAACGGGTGGCTGATAAAGCTAAACTCGACCCGCAAGAATTCTCGTTGGATGCCAAGCCCGCTCGTGGTGGTTTGGCGAGTGATGATGTGGAAGTAATCGTTCCCAAGTTATCGTCGAATGAGTTTCTGGCATCGTTTGAGTTGGTCGAAAATAACCTTGACCGTCAAAAAGGCATGTTAGCGACGTTGGATCAAATTCTGGAAGGCATGAGTGTGCAATCCGAGATCTCGCCGAGCGGCAGACCGGTGCGCAGCGGTTATATTTCCTCTGAGTTCGGTTTTCGGCGTGACCCGTTTAACGGTCGCCAGAAAATGCACAAAGGCGTGGATTATGCCGGGCCGCATGGCACTGAAATTTATGCGGTCGGCGGCGGTGTCGTGTCTTTCGCAGGCAATCGCAATGACGGCTACGGCAATGTGGTGGAAGTGGATCACGGTGATGGTTTAATCAGCCGCTATGCGCATTTAAGCACGACTAAAGTTGCCGAAGGCGAAGTGGTGAAAAAAGGCGATAATGTGGCGTGGATGGGTAGCACTGGGCGTTCCACCGGCTCGCACTTGCATTTGGAAGTGCTAAAGCACGGTGCACAGGTTGACCCGCGTGAATACCTTGGCCACGAAGAATAA